The stretch of DNA GTTTACTCTCTAACTGGCATTCACAAatgtgtttctctctctctctctctctctctctctcccttttcctgttATTAGGAAGGGGACAAGCAATTAATCAGAGAAACAGCCACGCACCAGCTCAACCCAGAGCGTTATGTTCACAGTTTTAAAGATTTGTCTAATTTCTCAGGATCTATAAACATTTCCTATCGCTACCTAGCTGGCACACCTTTGCCAAGGAAAAGTAAGTAACTGCAGTTTGAATATTGCAAAATGAGGTAATTTAAAAAGGCATGAAATCCATACAGTCCCGTGGTATTTACCTATAAATACCCTGTGGTATTTCTGTGCAAGAGGGGCTGAGTTAAGCAGTGACAGTGTCAAGAGAGTTAGTGGCCATTCTTGAGTGGCCTCTAGTCCAGACCTGGCAGTGATTGCCTCACAGCCTGTTTACCTTCTGACCAAGTGCCTGACTTATAGATGTcctgcaggcagcccctggATGGTCTGTGGGAGCATAATTCCATGGATCTCCTCCCAGGCAAGAGGAAGATGATTTAGAAAGCAGAAGCAAGGCACATGCTGGTGGTGTTCTGCAGTCACCCTCTGAGATCATACTGTCAATCTCTGTATAAGTGGTAAATCCAATCTTGAATATGCTTGGCATCACATAGAGGCACCCCTCAGATCCACtatcctgccagcccagcagctgcaaaAGGACCTCCTTGCTCTCTTAGCTGTGCTAAAAAGGGAGCTGAATTGTGTTCTTATCAGGACAGTAAAGGAGGATTCTTCTCACAGCCATAGGCAGATTATGTTATTTAGTTATTGTTACTTCACACATGGTTCAAGATTTTCCTCTAAAAGTGAAATACGGCCATACCTAGACTTTGGGCAGGTGTCCTTTGGGGTCCAAATCAACAAATTCACATACATAAGCAAAGCTCTGAAGTCCAAGCCCAGGaggtaaaataaaacaatacgTGAGTTGCAGAAAGCTATAAAGTCTGTTCAAATTAGATTTGAAAAATATGGGGCTCTGTATGCAGTGTAAATGACTTCAGGGGGTTGTGCTTCAGTGTACCACTTCATTTTGAGCAAACTTCAGCCTCAAGGGAAACCCTGAACCGCTATCAGAGCAGTCTTTTACAAATGgctatattttaagaaaattggGGTGGGTTCAACTTAAGTACACCCTGTCAATTACAAAgtcttaatatttttaaatcagaagttactaaaaaaaaagatatattagcaaatatctgaaaaaaaaaatcctgatttagAATGCTGGTGAAAATGCAATGGCAATGACTacaaaacagcagaaatgaaaTTGCTTGTTTTATACAATATATCTCTGTCTAGAAAGAATGTAAcgttattaaaaattatttgtataaGCAAGGAGAGAAGTTCTCTTCTGCTTCAAAATGATGTCTAAATTGCTGGGTGTTCCCTGTAAAATGCTTGATGAGTCCTGAAAGAGGGTTAGAAGGAAAACTACTAGCAAGGAAAAACTAGACAAATTCACCTAAAAATGAACATACTGAGAAATCACCATCCATGCAAAATTCATAAAACTGTAAAGTTATGCATAGATGTAGCTAGACTTTTAGAGGGCTTAAAATGATAGAAGTGCTGCATTTGGTAGTTCCTTGCTTTCAAAATATGGTGTGAATAATCCCCTCATAATCCCCTTTCTTTTGGCAGATTTACAGCCTTATCGTTGTATATGTGGTTTTGTCTACAAGACATAAAAGTACACACTGCTTTGGCATTTGTCCCCAGCATGCTACTCCTGGCAGTGAGCAAGTGAATGTTTAACACAATAGTCTCCATATGTCCATTTGCTTGCAATATCATACCTCTTAATGAAAAAGCAATAAAGGTCCTTTGTCGCATGCAGCTCAATAAACTCACACACCAAATTTCTCAGTCTTCACCATTCACGAGGTTTATTTAATATAAACGCAGCTCTGGAGGATATCTTTGTgataaatttttttccaatatcaGATACTCAGGTTTTGTTTGAATTGTCTCTTGTACAGGGTATCTTACAATTGGACTATCCTCTGTAAAACGGAAAAAGGGAAACTACCTGCTTGAGACCATCAAGTCCATATTTGAGCAGTCAAGCTATGAGGAACTCAAAGAAATTGCAGTGGTAGTACAGCTGGCAGATTTTGACTCCGCCTGGTGCGAAGGGATGGTCCAGgatatttcacagaaatttgCACATCACATAATTGCGGGCAGATTAATAGTTATTCACGTCCCTGAGGATTACTATCCTGTACTGGATGGCCTTAAGAGAAATTACAATGACCCCGAGGACCGTGTGAAGTTCCGATCAAAACAAAACGTAGATTATGCTTTCCTTCTGAACTTTTGTGCTAATCTTTCCGACTATTATGTGATGCTGGAAGATGATGTTCGCTGCTCAAAGAATTTCTTGACTGCTGTTAAGAAAGTAATTACCTCACGAGAAGGATCCTACTGGGTGACGTTGGAATTCTCCAAGCTGGGGTACATTGGAAAGCTTTACCATTCCCACGACCTACCACGCTTGGCCCATTTTCTATTGATGTTTTACCAAGAAATGCCTTGCGATTGGTTGCTCATCCACTTTCGTGGGCTCTTAGCTCAAAAGGAAGTGATACGTTTTAAGCCATCTCTCTTCCAGCACATGGGATACTACTCATCTTACAAAGGAGCTGAAAATAAGTTAAAGGATGATGATTTTGAAGAGGAATCCTTTGATATCCCTGACAACCCACCTGCAAACTTGCACACCAATATGAATGTATTTGAAAACTATGAGGCAAGCAAGGCTTACAGCAGCATTGATGAGTACTTCTGGGGCAAAGCTCCTTCTACTGGAGACTTCTATGGGATTGTATTTGAGAAGCCCATTAAAATCAGTAAAATTAAAGTTGTCACTGGAACTGAAGATCgtcaaaatgacattttacatCACGGGGCTCTGGAAGTAGGTGAAAAGATTGTGGGCAGTAAAAAAGGACGACAATGTACGACTTACTTGAGACTAGGGGAGttcaaaaatgggaattttgaaaTAACAGATGTAGAGCACAAAGTTCTGTTTGATATTAACTGCATGAGAATACTTGTTACTAAAAGTCAAAAAGAATGGCTGATCATTAGGAGCATTAGCGTCTGGACGTCTCAAACACCAAATCAATAGACCGAGGCCACCTGAGAAGGTACAGAGTGCATACAATCAACTGGGTCACAACTGGTGCCACTCCCCAGAAAAACAGACACTTCAGCCCTTCACTAGAGACACAGAATATCTGGGGAAATCACAAAACAAgtaaagcaatttattttttaccaGTTTGGTCAGGCAATAtacaaacatttttttgttgaaaattttgaattttatagAAAACAAAAGGTTCTCAAACCTCTCTTGAGATCTTTAAaccctttttttattattatttctctgTAAGAGAGATCTTGTGGACTATACagaacaataacaaaaaaaaaccttcttaaAACTGCCAAAAGGTTTAAATCTATGACCATTATGTTGTGAAAAGAAATTGGATTGCACCTTATGcacataaaaatttaaaatcttatGGTAGTATGCGTTTGTACTGTAGTTGGTAATGTGTTTCTTTTCCAGGCAGTTGTGACAAGGAGATCTGTCCTGAAACTGGCAGTTTACTTCTGAGCACTGTAAGAAAATAATGTGGCTAGTCATTGCAACTTCTTGTCAAAAGGGAatgtataaaattataaatctgACATGACAATTATGTAAGAAATAGATAATTGCATCTGGTTTTCTGTCTCAACAAATAtactttgttctttttcctgGCTCCTTTCACTGAAATGAGCACTACTTGGATTCTATATTACCTAAGGGACCAATTTATTCTCCTTACTTGTTCAAATTGCCTCACACCAAGCAAGCCTTCTGCTTGACTGCCAATGTCAGTATCAAACCCAGGTACCtcaagagcagcactgctctcttAGAGAGGCATCTCAACAGATCTCAGCTTCAACAcgttttctttccttcatgaAATGGAGAACTCCCTCTGAGAAATCTGCAGATAGCTGAATACTACAGCATGGTTTCCAAGGATTGTCACACCTTCCATATCTACCTGTCCAGCTCATGCATGATACAAATGCAAAATGTGCTGGGTTAATCAGTTGGGGGTGAATATAATCTCCAGTCTGTCCTGGATGATCTGCAGTCAATAGAAGAGACACAAAATTAAGAATCCTAATACAATGAGAAATTAATATGTTTCTTAATTAGGAGGGGTTTAGgtgttctggttttatttttaaattttctaattCTGATTGTATTAGTATTGTAGATATCTTCCCACTGCCTCTGGTTATTTCCTATCAACATATTTTGCCTGGCTTTAGACAATAAGCAGAAAAGTTCCTCCAGTTCATATGACATCTGTGTTAGCTCTGGGCTTCTAGTGCATCACACAAGGAATCTGTATAGCATATGATTTACACTGTATGCATAGATTAAtagaatttttggggtttttcctctaAGTAATTCCCTAGATTGTCTCAGTAGACACACTAAGAAAGACATGAGTTGCAAGTGTGACAGAGATGATCATTTTATTGTCAATCTCATGAATACTATGCTTATCAACTGATTTCATTTAGGGGGTTTAGTTAAACCTGGATGGCAACAATTAAATTTCAAGAATGCTTGCACTGACAAAGACTGAGCTAGCTACTGGATGAGTACATGCAAACCTAACATGGCTATTTCAGAaggataaattattttaaaaatttacacAAAACATCAATGCAATTGATTTTCCTGGTTCATAAATCTGGATAAATTCGAGTCCAGCTTTTGGCAAATACAGAGGTAAGGTATTTTGTCAAATAAATCTTCTGATGTATACTTCTACCTAATTcagaaaaaacatctttttctcaaagaaagtctttgcttcttttttcctcaataTATACCTAAATCTCTGTTTTTTTACATACATAtcttcaataaaataaattaaaagtgtCATACGTGTTCaacttgaaaaggaaaattaaagctcccttttaaaaaaatagcaaatacaTGCTACTcttaaattattataaatactTATGAAGGACTTGCTTTTTAATATTGATATTccacatttcaaaaatatttagctGGTAATTAGTTACTAGTcaatcccctttttttttttaataagctctcagtcttctatttttttcttttatagaatcacagaatggtttgggtttaaAAGGACCATAAGGATCATCTAGTTTCAACCCCCCTGCTATGGACAGAGATTTCTTCCAGTGGATCTGGTTGCACAGAACCACATCCAtactgaacacttccagggatggggcattcacaactcctctgggcaacctgttccagagCCTTGTTGT from Haemorhous mexicanus isolate bHaeMex1 chromosome 5, bHaeMex1.pri, whole genome shotgun sequence encodes:
- the MGAT4C gene encoding alpha-1,3-mannosyl-glycoprotein 4-beta-N-acetylglucosaminyltransferase C, with the translated sequence MQFFTRHNWKYFDKMRCLRKRAAVSFLGILVVCLLFMNLYIEDSYVLEGDKQLIRETATHQLNPERYVHSFKDLSNFSGSINISYRYLAGTPLPRKRYLTIGLSSVKRKKGNYLLETIKSIFEQSSYEELKEIAVVVQLADFDSAWCEGMVQDISQKFAHHIIAGRLIVIHVPEDYYPVLDGLKRNYNDPEDRVKFRSKQNVDYAFLLNFCANLSDYYVMLEDDVRCSKNFLTAVKKVITSREGSYWVTLEFSKLGYIGKLYHSHDLPRLAHFLLMFYQEMPCDWLLIHFRGLLAQKEVIRFKPSLFQHMGYYSSYKGAENKLKDDDFEEESFDIPDNPPANLHTNMNVFENYEASKAYSSIDEYFWGKAPSTGDFYGIVFEKPIKISKIKVVTGTEDRQNDILHHGALEVGEKIVGSKKGRQCTTYLRLGEFKNGNFEITDVEHKVLFDINCMRILVTKSQKEWLIIRSISVWTSQTPNQ